In Sedimentibacter sp. MB31-C6, one genomic interval encodes:
- the rsmA gene encoding 16S rRNA (adenine(1518)-N(6)/adenine(1519)-N(6))-dimethyltransferase RsmA: protein MDEKKLYSPKVMKDILEKNGFKFSKRLGQNFLIDGNIISKIVEAAGVDEKSGVIEIGPGFGTLTQGLCKKAKKVVAIEIDKSLKQVHKETLNYDNIKIIYEDFMKIDVDKLIEEEFEGLDVKIVANLPYYITTPIIMKILEEKYKISKIVVMVQKEVAQRLNAQPGTKEYGAITLAVQYRADTNVSMIVPNTVFMPRPKVDSAVISLDVLKEPRIVVEDEKVLFKVIKGSFGQRRKTLLNGLSNNLHLPKELVKEVLDKVNISPSIRGETLTLKEFGNISNEMINVLDDENMV, encoded by the coding sequence ATGGATGAAAAAAAACTATATTCACCTAAAGTAATGAAGGATATTCTTGAAAAGAATGGTTTTAAATTCAGCAAAAGACTTGGACAAAATTTTCTTATTGATGGAAATATAATTAGTAAAATAGTGGAAGCAGCAGGTGTAGATGAAAAGTCTGGAGTAATAGAAATAGGACCTGGTTTTGGTACACTGACTCAGGGTCTTTGTAAAAAAGCAAAAAAAGTTGTTGCAATAGAAATTGATAAAAGCTTGAAACAAGTTCATAAGGAAACTCTTAATTATGATAATATTAAAATAATATATGAAGACTTTATGAAAATAGATGTAGATAAGCTTATCGAAGAGGAATTTGAGGGGTTAGATGTAAAAATAGTTGCAAATCTTCCTTATTATATAACAACACCAATTATAATGAAAATATTAGAGGAAAAATATAAAATATCAAAAATAGTTGTTATGGTTCAAAAGGAAGTTGCTCAAAGGTTAAATGCTCAACCTGGCACTAAAGAATATGGTGCAATTACTCTTGCTGTACAATATAGGGCTGATACAAATGTATCTATGATTGTTCCTAATACTGTTTTTATGCCTAGGCCAAAGGTTGATTCAGCAGTAATTTCTTTAGATGTTTTAAAAGAGCCAAGGATAGTGGTTGAAGATGAAAAAGTACTCTTTAAAGTAATAAAAGGATCATTTGGGCAAAGAAGAAAAACATTACTGAACGGCTTAAGTAATAATTTACATTTACCTAAAGAGTTAGTTAAAGAAGTGTTAGATAAAGTAAATATTAGTCCAAGTATAAGAGGAGAAACATTAACATTAAAAGAGTTTGGAAATATATCAAATGAAATGATAAATGTTTTAGATGATGAAAACATGGTATAA
- the rnmV gene encoding ribonuclease M5, translated as MIKEIIVVEGKSDISAVKRAVEAEVISTSGLGINDNIINLIKKASKNRGIIILTDPDYPGKKIRNILSSEIENCKHAFIPRDKANKNGNIGVENASPEEIRIALKNAKAEFSDNRQEFTIKDLVYYNIIGNDNASKLRGKLGDELGIGYCSAKQFLKRLNSFGITREELEKAINSIYEIKE; from the coding sequence TTGATTAAGGAAATAATAGTAGTTGAAGGTAAATCTGATATATCAGCAGTTAAAAGAGCTGTTGAAGCTGAAGTAATTTCAACTAGTGGTTTAGGAATAAATGATAATATAATTAACTTAATTAAAAAAGCATCTAAAAACAGAGGTATTATAATATTAACTGATCCAGATTACCCAGGGAAAAAAATTAGAAATATATTATCTTCAGAGATAGAGAATTGCAAGCATGCATTTATTCCGAGAGATAAAGCTAATAAAAATGGTAATATAGGTGTAGAAAATGCTTCTCCAGAAGAAATTAGAATAGCTTTAAAAAATGCAAAAGCAGAATTTTCAGATAACAGACAGGAATTTACTATTAAAGACTTGGTATATTATAATATTATTGGAAATGACAATGCTTCTAAATTAAGGGGGAAACTTGGAGACGAATTGGGAATAGGATATTGTAGTGCAAAACAATTTTTGAAAAGATTAAATTCTTTTGGAATAACCAGAGAAGAATTAGAAAAAGCAATTAATAGCATATATGAAATAAAGGAATAG
- a CDS encoding G5 and 3D domain-containing protein has protein sequence MKINKIYPFLIVSILIMSFIVTYDINENSYKNYTYGSTIKKVDSVESPIKEVKYEIQHSGVEHDTKIVYNENQFTDYEEVVQKGSDGMKKSVYQELYEDGELISKSLEEEFVFKEPVDEVIEIGTKEFEVATSRGGFRFTNELDMVATAYDLSYESTNKYPGDPYYGITASGTKAQPGTVAVDPSVIPLGTKLYIASIDGSPDYGYATALDTGGAIKGNRIDLFMESGTDALNFGIRQVKVYILE, from the coding sequence ATGAAAATAAATAAAATATACCCATTTTTAATTGTTTCAATATTGATAATGAGCTTTATTGTAACTTATGATATTAATGAAAATAGTTATAAAAATTACACATATGGTAGCACTATAAAAAAAGTTGATTCTGTTGAATCCCCAATAAAAGAAGTGAAATATGAAATTCAACATAGTGGTGTAGAACATGATACAAAGATAGTATACAATGAGAATCAATTTACTGACTATGAAGAAGTAGTTCAAAAGGGTTCTGATGGTATGAAAAAATCTGTTTATCAAGAACTTTATGAAGATGGTGAATTAATATCTAAATCTTTAGAAGAAGAATTTGTTTTTAAGGAACCAGTAGATGAAGTAATTGAGATAGGAACAAAAGAATTTGAAGTTGCAACATCTCGTGGTGGATTTAGATTTACTAATGAATTAGATATGGTTGCTACAGCTTATGATTTATCCTATGAAAGTACAAATAAATATCCTGGAGATCCCTATTATGGGATTACAGCATCTGGCACAAAAGCTCAGCCAGGTACAGTTGCAGTAGATCCAAGTGTAATACCTCTTGGAACGAAGCTATACATAGCTTCAATAGATGGCAGTCCTGACTACGGTTATGCAACAGCTCTTGATACAGGAGGAGCAATAAAGGGTAACAGGATAGACCTGTTTATGGAAAGTGGAACAGATGCTTTAAATTTTGGAATTAGACAAGTTAAAGTCTATATTTTAGAATAA
- a CDS encoding pyridoxamine kinase has translation MRIIPKVAAIHDMSGVGRCSMTVILPIMSALGCQVCPLPTAILSNHSEYKEFYFYDFTEHMKKYYNAWEKNNETFDCVYSGFIGSEKQINIMMDIIENVKLKNDALIVVDPVMGDHGLTYKTYTENMINKMNQLVRKADIITPNLTEASILLKKRYCNEHMSIENLKLYLKKLGDMGPRIIVITGVTTEEGEHINVCFDKKSNEFWKIPFDYVETRYPGTGDLFTALFVGYLFNDKKLPEALEKSSRFVSNAVLVTHKAQTSSSEGVLFEKVIKNLYEEVENYKYTKI, from the coding sequence ATGAGGATTATACCGAAAGTTGCTGCAATTCATGATATGTCAGGCGTTGGCAGATGCTCCATGACAGTGATACTACCAATTATGTCAGCGTTAGGGTGTCAAGTATGTCCTTTGCCTACTGCGATTCTTAGTAATCATTCAGAATATAAAGAATTTTATTTCTATGATTTTACTGAGCATATGAAAAAATATTATAATGCCTGGGAAAAAAACAATGAAACATTTGATTGCGTTTATAGTGGATTCATAGGTTCAGAGAAACAAATCAATATAATGATGGATATAATTGAAAATGTTAAATTAAAAAATGATGCTCTTATAGTTGTTGACCCTGTAATGGGAGACCATGGTTTAACTTATAAAACCTATACAGAAAATATGATAAATAAAATGAATCAACTTGTACGTAAAGCAGATATAATAACACCAAATTTAACAGAAGCAAGTATTTTGCTTAAAAAGAGATACTGTAATGAACATATGAGCATTGAAAATCTCAAATTATATTTAAAAAAACTAGGTGATATGGGGCCTAGAATAATTGTTATAACTGGTGTAACTACAGAAGAAGGCGAGCATATTAACGTTTGTTTTGATAAAAAAAGTAATGAATTTTGGAAAATTCCATTTGATTATGTTGAAACCAGATATCCAGGAACAGGAGACTTGTTTACAGCACTATTTGTTGGGTACTTGTTTAATGATAAAAAATTACCAGAAGCTTTAGAAAAGTCTTCAAGATTTGTATCTAACGCTGTATTAGTTACACATAAAGCTCAAACTTCTAGTTCAGAGGGAGTATTATTTGAAAAAGTAATAAAAAATCTATACGAAGAAGTAGAAAATTATAAATATACAAAAATATAA
- a CDS encoding IMP dehydrogenase, with protein MAKIIHEPSRTFGEYLLLPNLTTKECVVENVDLSTPITRFKKGETPDLKLNIPFSSAIMQSVSDNNLAIALAKNGGISFIYGSQSIESEADMVRKVKKYKAGFVISDSNLTPEHTLKDVLEIKEKTGHSTMAITEDGTATGKLLGVVTGRDYRTTRDPLDKKVKDFMTKADSLKVGKEGITLTEANNIIWEHKLNSVPIVDDEFNLVYMVFRKDYSEDKENPRSLLDKQKSYVVGAGINSRDYKERVPALVEAGADILCIDSSEGFSEWQAETIKWIKQEYNGKVKVGAGNVVEREGFRYLADAGADFVKIGIGGGSICITREQKGIGRGQASSVLDVSAARNEYFEETGIYVPICSDGGIVQDYHVTLALAMGADFVMLGRYFAGFDESPTAKIRYGNGFVKEYWGEGSNRARNWTRYDLGGKAGLQFEEGVDSYVPYAGKLDDGLGTTLHKIKSTMCNCGAISIKDLQEKGRLVLVSSTSISEGSAHDVILKNQ; from the coding sequence ATGGCAAAAATAATACATGAGCCTTCCAGAACTTTTGGAGAGTATTTACTATTACCAAATCTAACTACTAAAGAATGTGTAGTTGAAAATGTAGATTTAAGCACACCAATAACAAGATTCAAAAAAGGTGAAACACCTGATTTGAAACTTAACATTCCATTCTCATCAGCTATAATGCAATCAGTTTCAGATAATAATTTAGCCATTGCATTAGCAAAGAACGGTGGAATTTCATTTATATATGGTTCTCAGTCAATTGAAAGTGAAGCAGATATGGTTAGAAAGGTTAAAAAATATAAAGCTGGATTTGTAATCAGTGATTCGAATTTAACTCCAGAGCATACTCTTAAGGATGTACTTGAGATAAAGGAGAAAACTGGCCATTCCACAATGGCTATTACTGAGGATGGTACTGCTACAGGTAAACTCTTAGGCGTTGTAACAGGAAGGGACTATAGAACTACTAGAGACCCTCTTGATAAGAAGGTCAAGGATTTCATGACAAAGGCAGATTCTCTTAAAGTTGGAAAAGAAGGAATTACATTAACTGAAGCAAATAATATTATTTGGGAACATAAATTGAATTCTGTACCGATTGTAGATGATGAATTTAATTTAGTTTATATGGTTTTTAGAAAAGATTATTCTGAAGATAAGGAAAATCCAAGATCATTATTAGATAAACAAAAAAGTTACGTAGTAGGAGCAGGAATTAATTCAAGAGATTATAAGGAAAGGGTCCCAGCATTAGTTGAAGCAGGAGCAGATATTTTGTGTATTGATTCATCTGAAGGATTTAGTGAATGGCAGGCTGAAACAATCAAATGGATTAAACAAGAATATAATGGGAAGGTTAAAGTAGGAGCTGGAAATGTAGTAGAAAGAGAAGGATTTAGATATTTGGCAGATGCTGGTGCTGATTTTGTGAAAATAGGAATTGGTGGTGGTTCTATTTGTATTACCAGGGAACAAAAAGGTATAGGTAGAGGTCAAGCTTCATCTGTATTAGATGTTTCAGCTGCACGAAATGAATATTTTGAGGAAACAGGCATATATGTACCAATTTGTTCTGATGGAGGCATTGTACAAGATTATCATGTGACTTTAGCATTAGCTATGGGAGCAGATTTTGTTATGCTTGGTAGATATTTTGCTGGTTTTGATGAAAGTCCAACTGCGAAAATTAGATATGGCAATGGATTCGTTAAGGAATATTGGGGAGAAGGATCTAACAGAGCAAGAAATTGGACTAGATATGATTTAGGTGGTAAAGCAGGACTCCAATTTGAAGAAGGTGTAGATTCGTATGTACCTTATGCTGGTAAACTTGATGATGGTTTAGGAACAACTCTTCATAAAATTAAGTCAACTATGTGTAATTGTGGAGCAATATCAATTAAAGATCTTCAGGAAAAAGGTAGACTAGTTTTAGTTTCTTCAACTAGTATATCAGAAGGTTCAGCACATGATGTAATTTTGAAAAATCAATAA
- a CDS encoding DUF1292 domain-containing protein — MSEDKDLCGCECGDDGCDCGHDHDGEEIITLTLEDGTDIECAVISVFQVEEKDYIALLPLDNIEEGEVFLYGFKEYDDGSIDLISIESDEEYDAVTKAFDVILDEAELDELFDEDEG, encoded by the coding sequence ATGAGTGAAGATAAAGATTTATGTGGTTGTGAATGTGGAGACGACGGATGTGATTGTGGTCATGATCATGATGGAGAAGAAATCATTACTCTGACTTTAGAAGACGGAACTGATATTGAATGCGCAGTTATTTCTGTATTTCAAGTAGAAGAAAAGGATTATATAGCTTTACTACCTTTAGATAATATAGAAGAGGGAGAAGTATTCCTTTATGGATTTAAGGAATATGATGATGGTAGTATTGATTTAATAAGCATAGAATCTGATGAGGAATATGATGCAGTAACAAAAGCATTTGATGTAATTCTGGATGAAGCAGAGCTTGACGAATTATTTGATGAAGACGAAGGGTAA
- a CDS encoding flavodoxin family protein, with amino-acid sequence MENLTVLMPGEVSERLHNMLLFALEGYEYDLIKTSNEIVNLKNKKILFVVELGESGINIELYRFLEKIIKSGDNFMENSVGSVIVNVKNELYSRDIGRKIIFHANNAGCIFPGRPLSEATGSLKNYNTYKKIHDMSLYEICLQDCKKTVNALMNYNVKKIRNPNILTLHSSNYTTSNTLLLWKMVKDNLKDYNINEIHIENGSIHDCKACSYKACKHYSESTNCFYGGIMVEEIYPAIIDCDILIMLCPNYNDAISANMSAAINRLTALFRKVKFYDKYIFSIIVSGHSGSDILAQQLISALNINKTFMLPPKFALMETANDIGEIKGVDNIKEKAAEFAKNIRKCIEE; translated from the coding sequence ATGGAAAATTTAACTGTATTGATGCCAGGGGAAGTGTCAGAACGACTTCATAATATGCTACTGTTTGCGCTAGAAGGATATGAATATGATTTAATTAAAACTAGTAATGAAATAGTAAATTTAAAAAACAAGAAAATTTTATTTGTAGTGGAATTAGGTGAATCGGGAATAAATATTGAACTATACAGATTTTTAGAAAAAATAATAAAGTCAGGGGATAACTTTATGGAAAACTCTGTAGGTTCAGTAATCGTTAATGTCAAAAATGAATTATATTCTAGAGATATTGGACGAAAAATAATTTTTCATGCAAATAATGCTGGATGCATTTTTCCTGGCAGACCATTGTCTGAAGCAACAGGCTCTCTGAAAAATTACAATACATATAAAAAAATACATGATATGAGCTTATATGAAATTTGTTTGCAAGATTGCAAAAAAACTGTTAATGCCCTTATGAATTATAATGTTAAAAAAATTAGAAATCCTAATATACTTACATTACATTCAAGCAATTATACAACATCTAATACTTTACTTTTGTGGAAAATGGTTAAAGATAATTTGAAGGATTATAATATAAATGAAATACATATAGAAAATGGTTCTATTCATGATTGTAAAGCATGTTCATATAAGGCATGTAAGCATTATTCAGAAAGTACAAATTGTTTTTATGGTGGGATTATGGTAGAAGAAATATATCCTGCTATAATTGACTGTGACATACTTATTATGTTGTGTCCTAACTATAATGACGCAATAAGTGCAAATATGTCAGCTGCTATAAATAGATTGACTGCCTTATTTAGAAAGGTTAAATTTTATGACAAGTATATATTTTCTATTATAGTATCAGGTCATAGTGGAAGTGATATATTGGCACAACAATTAATAAGTGCCTTAAATATTAATAAAACTTTCATGTTACCACCTAAATTTGCTTTAATGGAAACTGCAAATGATATTGGTGAAATAAAGGGAGTCGACAATATAAAAGAAAAAGCAGCAGAGTTCGCAAAAAACATAAGAAAATGTATTGAAGAATAA
- a CDS encoding lactate dehydrogenase yields MFYYKYKDKYLLSLKDKYSMEKANESEVFSNCNEIYFLTKLGKNKSKRTFAVTHESDLLIDEENLEVLKLKDINLDIPKDIKILIKEKKIKAVNTEFDDFEKSFFVGEKRKKRINILALGDVGSTLLIGLKLLGGNCIESIGIFDRSSDKIKRWEYEMNQTCLPIDYEVLPLVHGIKKDELFDCDMFVFCASKGVPPVGSEISDVRMVQFEENSKLIKEYAVMAAESNFKGIFSVVSDPVDLLCNSVLMASKGKLAPEQIKGYGLGVMNARAAYYARSNNKYSQYLLEGRAYGPHGNELVIADSITNYNDIISKELTKLTVEANLKVRKTGFKPFVAPALSSGAISIISTLEGKWHYSSNYIGGVYMGSKNRNLPIGLEIEKINMPEELYNRIEKTYNSQLKMQNNCY; encoded by the coding sequence ATGTTTTATTATAAATATAAAGATAAATATTTATTATCACTAAAAGATAAATATTCCATGGAAAAAGCAAATGAAAGTGAAGTATTTAGCAACTGTAATGAGATTTATTTCTTGACTAAGTTAGGAAAAAATAAATCGAAAAGAACATTTGCTGTTACTCATGAGTCAGATTTATTAATAGATGAAGAAAATTTAGAAGTTCTTAAGTTGAAAGATATAAATTTAGATATACCTAAAGATATAAAAATACTTATAAAAGAGAAGAAAATTAAAGCAGTTAACACTGAATTCGATGATTTTGAGAAGTCGTTTTTTGTAGGAGAAAAGAGAAAAAAAAGGATTAACATATTAGCTTTAGGTGATGTAGGAAGCACTTTACTTATTGGACTTAAATTATTAGGAGGAAATTGCATTGAATCAATAGGCATATTTGACAGAAGTTCAGATAAAATTAAAAGATGGGAATACGAAATGAATCAAACATGTCTACCTATAGACTATGAAGTATTACCACTTGTACATGGAATTAAAAAAGATGAATTGTTTGATTGTGATATGTTCGTTTTTTGTGCTTCAAAAGGTGTTCCACCAGTTGGCTCGGAAATTTCAGATGTTAGGATGGTTCAATTCGAAGAAAATTCCAAGCTTATTAAAGAATATGCCGTCATGGCTGCTGAGAGTAACTTTAAGGGTATATTTTCTGTTGTATCAGATCCAGTTGATTTGTTATGTAATTCAGTATTAATGGCAAGTAAAGGTAAATTGGCACCTGAACAAATTAAAGGATATGGATTAGGGGTTATGAATGCTAGGGCAGCTTATTATGCTAGAAGTAATAATAAATATTCTCAATATTTGTTAGAGGGGAGGGCATATGGACCTCATGGTAATGAATTAGTAATAGCTGATAGTATAACTAATTATAATGATATAATATCTAAAGAGCTGACAAAACTCACAGTTGAGGCAAATCTTAAAGTCAGAAAAACAGGTTTTAAACCATTTGTAGCTCCAGCTTTATCATCAGGGGCTATATCAATTATATCTACATTGGAGGGAAAGTGGCACTACAGTTCTAATTATATAGGTGGTGTTTATATGGGATCTAAAAATAGAAATTTGCCAATTGGGCTAGAAATTGAAAAAATTAATATGCCTGAAGAATTGTATAACAGGATTGAAAAGACATATAATAGTCAATTGAAAATGCAGAATAATTGTTATTAG